The Burkholderia mayonis DNA window AAGCAGAGATCGGAAGGGTATTCAGCCCACCTGCGACGGCCGGCATCGCCGCCGCCCCCCCGAACGCGACTGCTGCCGACAGTGCAATGCTCGTCAACTTGAAGTTTTGTTTCATATGTGACCTCGTTTGGATAGGTACTGCCGTCATTACGGCGCGAAGGTCATCGCACGGAGCATGCCAGCGTGCGCGCCGGATCGATCGCGCACCGTTCCTTCAAGAAAACAAATCCACACCGAATTTAATTGCTCGATACGTCGCGCGAGCAGCACAGTTGACGCCTCTTCTTTCCCTCGTTACGCGTGCCGTAACGTAACATCACACTCCATACCGTTACATTTTCATCAAAAACATATACTTATTCATCACATAAATAAATTCCATAAAAATCTCATGAAAATTCAATAGAAAATTCAATCGATAGACCTGTGAAAACCTGCACTCCGCTTGTCCATGCGAGCCGAGGGTAGGCAAGCCGAAGCGGCCGACAATCATCGACTCGCCGCGCAGGTCGCCTAAAGACAGTCCGGTACAGCGGACGACGAAAACGTATTCATGCACCGTCCTGCAAGGATAACCACGCATCCACGTGCGTGAGCGTCTTTCCATCTTTCCCGTACAACCCCCGCTCTCCCCTGCGGATCCTGATGTCGACGGGCATGTCTGCAAGCATGGTGGCGTCCACGTGCGTGTATATCCTCTGGCATCCGATCGACGACAGCCTTCATTGTCTTTCATATTGAAATGACAAATTCACATTACAGACAAAATATTTCTCTCATATTTCATTTAAATTCATATAAAAATTGATTAAAAATGACTATGTGATATTTCTCTTCATCGTGAGCCAACGCATGAAAGATCGAACGAATTCGATGCCGTTCACGAAACGGACATCTTCATCGAAGCCGAGCATCGCGCATCACCCGGCGATCCAACGACGCGGTTGAAAATGACGAAGAAGGAGAAGGCGCGCATTGCGGGCCGCGAGGAAGCACGCGCGACATGCCGGGCGAGCATCGCTCGTCTCGCGTGTATTTGAAGAGGAAGGATTTCCTGACAAGAAGCAGCGCTGCACATGTCGGCCGTCACGACAGCGAACAGGCAAACATCGCGCGAACATCACCGGCCATGCGATGCAGACGGAACCAGCGATTTGCGAATCGACCGCGGCGCATTCACGCTCAACCGATCCGTCGGCATCGATGCGCTACGCGGCCTTTCTCGCGGCGGCTGCGCGTTTCTTCGACTGCGTCGATGCTTCGCACGCCGACGCGTCGCAAGTCGTCTCGGCGGAGTTGACACCTGATTGATGCGTTCGATACGCATCGCCCCATTCCCGCAAGCTGATCAGCACGGGAGCGAGCGTCTTGCCGAACGGCGTCAATTCGTACTCGACCTTCGGCGGCACCTGCGGATAGACGTGGCGCGCGACGATCCCGTCCGCCTCGAGTTCGCGCAACTGCAGCGTCAGCATCCGCTGCGTCGTGTTCGGCATCAGCCGCGTGAGCTCCATGAAACGCTTCTTCTCCCGCAACAAATGAAACAGGATCACCGGCTTCCACAATCCGCCGATGACGGAAAGCGTCACCTCGACGGAGCACCCGCTTTTGCTGTCGAAACGTTTCGGTCGCATCGTCACATACCTACATAATTGATAGTACCGGCCTTAATTGTACGTTCTTGCATCGAACGAAGTACGCCCGGACAATTCGTCCATCCGCCGTCTGCTCGTCGGCCGGACGCGGGCCAGCTTCGCTCAGCGCGATCCACGTGCGCTCGCGTGCGACACGCGCAACGACGCAAC harbors:
- a CDS encoding winged helix-turn-helix transcriptional regulator, giving the protein MRPKRFDSKSGCSVEVTLSVIGGLWKPVILFHLLREKKRFMELTRLMPNTTQRMLTLQLRELEADGIVARHVYPQVPPKVEYELTPFGKTLAPVLISLREWGDAYRTHQSGVNSAETTCDASACEASTQSKKRAAAARKAA